In Quercus robur chromosome 10, dhQueRobu3.1, whole genome shotgun sequence, a genomic segment contains:
- the LOC126703153 gene encoding auxin response factor 2A: MSSSEVIGKGNPATAGYNDHHHHHHHHHNNSNSNSNNNNNNNSDSRNSSEGQKGHSTFSGTSKDAETALYRELWHACAGPLVTVPRENERVFYFPQGHIEQVEASTNQVADKQMPLYDLPTKILCRVINVQLKAEPDTDEVFAQVTLIPEANQDENAAEKEPPPPPPPRFHVHSFCKTLTASDTSTHGGFSVLRRHADECLPPLDMSRQPPTQELVAKDLHGNEWRFRHIFRGQPRRHLLQSGWSVFVSSKRLVAGDAFIFLRGENGELRVGVRRAMRQQGNVPSSVISSHSMHLGVLATAWHAISTKTMFTVYYKPRTSPAEFIVPYDQYMESIKNNYTIGMRFKMRFEGEEAPEQRFTGTIVGLEDADHERWQNSKWRCLKVRWDETSTIPRPERVSPWKIEPALAPPALNPLPMSRPKRPRSTMVPSSPDSSVLTREGSSKVTLDHSPVSGFSRVLQGQEFSTLRGNFAESNEADTAEKSVVWPPSLDDEKNDAGSASKRYGSESWMASGRHEPTCTDLLSGFGATADSSNGIRTSFVDQPGVAVNLLRKPPVNLEGKFNLLPSPWSFMSSSLSLNFSDSNLKGPVQGGDGVYQAQGNPRYGGPTEYPALQCHRVEHSQGNWMMPPPSQCFENPVHSRDSMQKPMLVQQCEAVKPKDGNYKLFGIPLISNPVTTEPVVAPRNMMNEPTGHVLNTSHQAHTLDIDQKSEQWGSKLADHPHPVNEKEKPVQTCQQHSRDVQGKSLGSSTRSCTKVHKQGIALGRSVDLTKFNNYEELIAELDQLFEFGGELMAPQRNWMIVYTDDEGDMMLVGDDPWQEFCGMVRKIFIYTREEVQKMNPGTLNSKGGEFQSAAEGGDVKEAKSQTFPPASTAEKC; encoded by the exons ATGTCTTCGTCGGAGGTAATCGGAAAAGGAAATCCGGCGACCGCCGGCTACAacgaccaccaccaccaccaccaccaccaccacaacaatagcaacagcaacagcaacaacaacaacaacaacaacagtgaTAGTAGAAACAGTAGCGAAGGGCAAAAAGGTCATTCTACATTTTCCGGCACCAgcaaag ACGCAGAAACCGCGCTTTACAGAGAGCTATGGCACGCTTGTGCTGGTCCTCTCGTCACTGTTCCTCGCGAAAACGAGCGCGTCTTCTATTTCCCTCAGGGCCACATCGAACAG GTTGAGGCGTCTACTAATCAAGTAGCGGACAAGCAGATGCCCTTATATGATCTTCCTACTAAGATCCTTTGCAGGGTTATCAATGTACAATTGAAG GCTGAACCAGATACGGATGAGGTTTTTGCACAAGTGACTCTAATTCCCGAGGCAAAC CAAGATGAAAATGCGGCAGAGAAGGAACCTCCGCCACCTCCACCGCCACGATTTCATGTACACTCGTTTTGTAAGACACTGACGGCTTCGGATACAAGCACTCACGGTGGTTTTTCAGTGTTGAGACGGCATGCAGATGAATGTCTCCCACCACTG gaCATGTCAAGGCAGCCTCCAACCCAGGAGTTGGTCGCTAAGGACTTGCACGGAAATGAGTGGCGGTTCAGGCATATCTTTAGGG GTCAACCGCGAAGGCACTTGCTTCAAAGTGGTTGGAGTGTTTTTGTAAGCTCAAAAAGGCTTGTTGCTGGGGATGCATTTATATTCCTaag GGGTGAGAATGGGGAGCTTCGTGTGGGTGTCAGACGTGCTATGAGACAGCAGGGTAATGTTCCATCATCGGTCATATCCAGTCACAGCATGCATCTCGGTGTACTTGCCACTGCATGGCATGCCATCTCGACTAAAACTATGTTCACTGTTTACTACAAGCCTAG GACAAGCCCTGCTGAGTTTATCGTTCCCTACGATCAGTATATGGAGTCTATCAAGAATAACTACACTATAGGGATGAGGTTCAAAATGAGATTTGAAGGTGAAGAAGCTCCTGAACAAAG ATTTACTGGAACCATAGTTGGACTTGAAGATGCGGACCACGAAAGGTGGCAAAATTCCAAATGGAGATGCCTCAAG GTGAGATGGGATGAAACGAGTACTATACCTCGTCCAGAGAGAGTTTCACCTTGGAAAATAGAGCCTGCTCTAGCTCCTCCTGCACTGAATCCCCTTCCAATGTCCAGGCCAAAAAGGCCCCGATCAACCATGGTGCCATCATCTCCTGACTCCTCTGTTCTTACAAGGGAAG GTTCATCAAAAGTGACTCTAGACCATTCACCAGTAAGTGGGTTTTCTAGGGTCTTGCAAGGTCAAGAGTTCTCGACCTTGAGAGGTAATTTTGCAGAGAGCAATGAGGCTGACACAGCTGAAAAGTCTGTTGTGTGGCCACCTTCACTAGATGATGAAAAGAATGATGCGGGTTCAGCATCAAAAAGATATGGTTCAGAGAGCTGGATGGCCTCAGGGAGGCATGAACCAACTTGCACAGATTTATTGTCAGGATTTGGGGCTACTGCTGATTCCTCCAATGGGATTCGTACATCCTTTGTTGACCAACCTGGAGTAGCTGTTAATCTTCTAAGAAAACCACCAGTGAATCTGGAAGGCAAGTTTAACTTGCTTCCTAGTCCGTGGTCCTTCATGTCATCCAGTCTCTCACTTAACTTTTCGGACTCTAATCTGAAAGGTCCTGTGCAAGGTGGTGATGGAGTTTATCAAGCACAAGGCAATCCTAGGTATGGTGGCCCTACTGAGTATCCTGCGCTTCAATGTCATAGAGTTGAGCACTCACAAGGAAACTGGATGATGCCTCCCCCATCCCAATGTTTTGAGAATCCTGTTCATTCAAGAGACTCAATGCAAAAACCCATGCTGGTACAACAATGTGAGGCTGTGAAACCTAAGGATGGGAACTACAAGCTCTTTGGCATACCCCTTATCAGTAATCCTGTTACAACAGAGCCAGTAGTGGCACCTAGGAACATGATGAATGAGCCAACCGGTCATGTGCTTAATACTTCACACCAGGCTCATACTCTTGACATTGATCAAAAGTCAGAACAGTGGGGCTCTAAATTAGCTGATCATCCACATCCTGTTAATGAGAAGGAGAAGCCAGTGCAAACTTGTCAGCAACATTCAAGAGATGTGCAAGGCAAATCACTAGGCAGTTCAACTAGGAGTTGTACTAAG GTTCACAAGCAGGGGATTGCACTTGGTCGATCCGTGGACCTAACTAAGTTTAACAATTATGAGGAGCTGATTGCTGAATTGGACCAGTTGTTTGAATTTGGCGGTGAACTAATGGCTCCCCAAAGGAATTGGATGATTGTATATACCGACGACGAGGGTGATATGATGCTCGTTGGGGATGATCCCTGGCA GGAATTTTGTGGTATGGTTCGCAAGATTTTCATCTATACCCGAGAGGAGGTACAGAAAATGAACCCAGGGACCCTAAATTCTAAAGGTGGGGAGTTTCAATCTGCTGCTGAAGGTGGGGATGTGAAAGAAGCGAAATCTCAGACATTTCCTCCAGCATCTACTGCCGAGAAATGTTGA